The following are encoded together in the Phycisphaerae bacterium genome:
- a CDS encoding LacI family transcriptional regulator has protein sequence MKATRVRYNVCGGAEKMQITIVDIAKELNVSHSTVSRVINNRTDRFISERTRQRVLDACRKMGYQPNTSARALVTGKTHRIGFWAPSLDIAFFQEVANTFRRLVRQSNYDLVTMEMGFEFTDSFRKGLSRSNVDGTLMYGSELGGLQDILETGFPGMAPVVNLGPLCKGRIDSVTIDLYDASRHAMEHLVQMGRQRIAHVLTDFTRNDQDDRYRAYGEVVGQAGREPEYIVVPHWSKPVVRQALCDYIRRNGCPDALFCANDTIAIGAYRGLLDLGLRVPADVALVGCDGIEDIEFLEIPLSTIAQPLDAMCRQAWQFLLRRMEKRDQAPQTAVLTANFIARRSSPLVL, from the coding sequence ATGAAGGCCACACGTGTGCGGTACAACGTGTGCGGTGGAGCGGAAAAGATGCAGATCACCATCGTGGACATAGCGAAAGAGCTGAACGTCTCCCATTCGACGGTCTCCAGGGTTATCAACAACCGGACCGATCGGTTCATTTCCGAAAGAACGCGTCAGCGGGTCCTGGATGCCTGTCGCAAGATGGGATATCAACCCAACACCAGCGCCCGGGCCCTGGTTACCGGGAAAACCCATCGGATCGGTTTCTGGGCGCCGTCCCTGGACATCGCCTTTTTCCAGGAAGTCGCCAATACGTTTCGCCGCTTGGTCAGGCAGTCGAACTATGACCTGGTGACGATGGAAATGGGTTTCGAGTTTACCGATTCCTTCCGAAAAGGCCTGTCGCGAAGCAACGTCGACGGAACCCTGATGTACGGAAGCGAATTGGGCGGCCTGCAGGATATCCTTGAGACGGGTTTTCCTGGAATGGCTCCGGTCGTGAACCTCGGCCCCCTGTGCAAGGGCAGGATCGATTCGGTGACGATCGACCTCTACGACGCCTCGCGCCACGCCATGGAGCACCTGGTCCAAATGGGCCGCCAACGGATCGCCCACGTGCTGACGGATTTCACCCGCAACGACCAGGACGACCGATACCGAGCCTACGGCGAGGTGGTCGGGCAAGCGGGTCGCGAACCCGAGTATATCGTCGTTCCCCACTGGTCCAAACCGGTCGTCCGGCAGGCCCTTTGCGATTACATCCGCCGCAATGGATGTCCCGACGCCCTGTTCTGCGCCAACGACACCATCGCCATCGGCGCCTATCGAGGCCTGCTCGACCTGGGACTTCGGGTTCCCGCGGACGTGGCTCTGGTCGGCTGTGACGGGATCGAGGACATCGAGTTCCTCGAAATCCCGCTCTCGACGATCGCCCAGCCGCTGGATGCAATGTGCCGGCAGGCCTGGCAGTTTCTCCTTCGGCGAATGGAAAAGAGGGACCAGGCACCTCAAACCGCCGTTCTGACGGCGAATTTCATCGCCCGAAGATCATCCCCGCTTGTCCTGTAG
- a CDS encoding PEP-CTERM sorting domain-containing protein translates to MVGRWLVMAVGVCLGCLGPAWAVVYDLNADVSANGGWPAAAPSVGTWSAGSSQALGSFAPYDVYLGTEATVWHTEAYLGQSYNTANANVGHITPHTYFNNGTVKQVAENTWDGSNYTVYSIIRWTAPEAGPATVDVTFGDLGATKVDAWVLVNGSTLFSQGAAEPETDIVTGILNTSVAVGDTIDLVIKRAAGQDGSHAGDTLMDAEINVVPEPASLAILALGGLFLRRRS, encoded by the coding sequence ATGGTTGGGAGATGGTTGGTGATGGCGGTTGGGGTATGTCTGGGTTGTCTGGGTCCGGCTTGGGCGGTGGTGTACGATCTGAACGCGGATGTATCCGCCAACGGCGGCTGGCCGGCCGCCGCTCCGTCGGTGGGAACCTGGTCGGCGGGCAGTTCGCAGGCGTTGGGGAGCTTTGCTCCCTACGACGTGTATCTCGGCACCGAGGCCACCGTCTGGCACACGGAAGCCTATCTGGGGCAGTCCTACAACACGGCCAATGCCAACGTCGGACACATTACCCCTCACACGTACTTCAACAACGGAACGGTCAAGCAGGTCGCCGAGAACACCTGGGACGGCTCGAACTACACGGTCTACAGCATCATCCGATGGACCGCTCCCGAAGCCGGACCCGCGACGGTGGATGTGACCTTCGGAGACCTCGGGGCGACCAAGGTCGATGCCTGGGTCCTGGTGAACGGCTCCACCCTGTTCAGCCAGGGCGCCGCCGAGCCCGAGACCGACATCGTGACCGGAATCCTCAACACCTCCGTCGCGGTCGGCGACACCATTGACCTGGTCATCAAGCGAGCGGCGGGACAGGACGGTTCGCACGCGGGAGATACGTTGATGGACGCCGAAATCAACGTCGTTCCCGAACCGGCTTCGCTGGCGATCCTGGCGTTGGGTGGTCTTTTCCTCAGACGCAGATCGTAG
- a CDS encoding GntR family transcriptional regulator, translated as MATRLKSKAYRHIRDGLLSGRWSDGAYLSMGKIAKTIGMSHIPVREAVSQLENEGLLETIPKVGVRLRKLSRKELEQIYQSRIILESGAAKLAARMISPQTLRDLRNNLRSHLRQVKVARSIERQIAEDPLERHQKRLLAPVGQEIFRLNTVFHTTIIQATENPHLTKAIEDLHIITQTLQKVLYFPGVKAFVRHLIQDFEHHYAIHRAMERRDGFAAWQQMEEHITNTMAFHLEAYDFIRDYLWDGAGVVDDSPQNAGFGGGESRP; from the coding sequence ATGGCGACGCGATTGAAGAGCAAGGCCTACCGACACATCCGGGACGGGCTGCTGTCGGGGCGATGGTCGGATGGGGCGTACCTGTCGATGGGCAAGATCGCCAAGACCATCGGCATGAGCCATATTCCCGTCCGCGAAGCGGTCAGCCAGCTTGAAAATGAGGGATTGCTCGAAACCATTCCCAAAGTCGGGGTTCGGCTGCGAAAGCTGAGCCGCAAGGAACTGGAACAGATCTACCAGTCCCGCATCATCCTCGAAAGCGGCGCCGCCAAACTTGCCGCTCGGATGATTTCCCCTCAAACGCTGCGGGACCTTCGCAACAACCTTCGAAGCCATCTGCGCCAGGTGAAAGTGGCTCGGAGCATTGAAAGGCAGATCGCCGAGGATCCCCTGGAGCGTCATCAGAAACGGCTTCTGGCGCCGGTGGGGCAGGAGATCTTCCGGCTGAACACCGTCTTCCACACCACGATCATCCAAGCCACGGAAAACCCTCACCTGACCAAGGCCATCGAGGATTTGCACATCATCACGCAGACGCTGCAGAAGGTCCTCTATTTCCCGGGCGTAAAGGCCTTTGTGCGCCACCTGATCCAGGACTTCGAGCATCACTACGCCATCCACCGGGCCATGGAGCGCCGCGACGGTTTTGCGGCATGGCAACAGATGGAAGAGCACATCACCAACACCATGGCATTCCACCTGGAAGCCTATGACTTCATCCGGGATTACCTATGGGATGGCGCCGGTGTGGTGGACGATTCACCTCAGAACGCGGGATTCGGCGGCGGCGAATCGAGACCTTGA
- a CDS encoding PEP-CTERM sorting domain-containing protein (PEP-CTERM proteins occur, often in large numbers, in the proteomes of bacteria that also encode an exosortase, a predicted intramembrane cysteine proteinase. The presence of a PEP-CTERM domain at a protein's C-terminus predicts cleavage within the sorting domain, followed by covalent anchoring to some some component of the (usually Gram-negative) cell surface. Many PEP-CTERM proteins exhibit an unusual sequence composition that includes large numbers of potential glycosylation sites. Expression of one such protein has been shown restore the ability of a bacterium to form floc, a type of biofilm.), giving the protein MERSRCLLLTVLGVCLAVGAAQAVPVSVLNPGFEDPALDVGGFTSALPGWNIASGAAGIIRVTTGADPDYPLGGYSDLNAAYSGPTPDAGSMFYQWLGVTALADTRYTLSVQVGDRSISLWNTTLPEQVRVELHTASGWALTPVAALSSTPTPADGEMVTWTQVFDISAELAGQDLAIVLGSNDSRSFPPGPGAQVQFDDVALDVSPIPEPMTATLLISGIGGLVLRRRK; this is encoded by the coding sequence ATGGAACGATCACGATGTCTGTTGTTGACGGTGCTAGGCGTGTGCCTTGCCGTCGGTGCGGCCCAGGCGGTGCCGGTTTCGGTCCTGAACCCGGGGTTTGAAGACCCGGCCCTGGACGTGGGCGGATTTACCTCGGCCCTTCCCGGCTGGAACATTGCCTCCGGGGCGGCCGGTATCATTCGCGTGACCACGGGCGCGGACCCCGATTACCCGCTGGGCGGCTACAGTGACCTGAACGCGGCGTACAGCGGACCGACGCCGGACGCCGGCAGCATGTTCTATCAGTGGTTGGGAGTGACGGCCCTGGCTGACACCCGGTATACACTGTCGGTCCAGGTCGGCGACCGGAGCATTTCCCTCTGGAACACGACCCTCCCCGAACAGGTCCGTGTTGAACTCCACACGGCCTCCGGTTGGGCCCTCACACCCGTGGCTGCTCTTTCGAGCACCCCCACACCGGCGGACGGCGAGATGGTCACCTGGACGCAGGTTTTCGATATTTCCGCGGAATTGGCGGGCCAGGACCTTGCCATCGTTCTGGGCAGCAATGACTCCAGGAGCTTCCCCCCAGGTCCAGGCGCTCAGGTGCAGTTCGACGATGTCGCCCTCGACGTCTCCCCGATTCCCGAGCCGATGACGGCGACCCTGCTGATCAGCGGGATCGGCGGACTGGTTCTTCGGCGGCGGAAATGA
- a CDS encoding LacI family transcriptional regulator, protein MAKSESAGKLNLSLIARESGVSKMTVSRVLRSESNVSPETRRAVLQVAERMGFVPSRPRRPRSDLGHYYILFQQSYSVNDAYFSGIILSIQNALFDHGCGCSFGIITEEYGDFVKLNALMKGREVSGVFVIGEIPARDANMLLGSFSDIIFIDYPGGSTLDYPYNAITTDNVYGGHQAVRHLLDLRRRRILLLAGRQGHYFTNDLLRAYQETLAEYGMAFDPGLVRHGDFHTDSGYRQVADALAEGLSFDAIFSNDEMACGAMRALCEAGRSVPDEVSIVGFDGLPATRMVTPRLTTVAVDREKMGRLAVHRLLSFEEDSAVTAPYEKISLFPKLIVRESTSEKRTAD, encoded by the coding sequence GTGGCGAAATCGGAATCGGCTGGCAAGTTGAATTTGTCGTTGATCGCCCGGGAGTCGGGGGTCAGCAAGATGACGGTCAGCCGCGTGCTTCGCAGCGAGAGCAACGTCTCGCCGGAGACGCGGCGGGCGGTTTTACAGGTCGCTGAGCGGATGGGTTTTGTCCCATCGCGCCCCCGTCGGCCGCGGTCGGACCTGGGCCACTACTACATCCTCTTTCAGCAGAGCTATTCGGTCAACGACGCGTATTTCAGCGGGATCATTCTGAGCATTCAGAACGCCCTGTTCGACCACGGCTGCGGCTGCTCGTTCGGCATCATCACCGAGGAGTACGGCGATTTCGTCAAGCTCAACGCGCTCATGAAGGGCCGCGAGGTCAGCGGGGTGTTCGTGATCGGCGAGATTCCCGCGCGCGACGCCAACATGCTTCTGGGGAGTTTTTCGGACATTATTTTCATCGATTATCCGGGCGGTTCGACGCTCGACTACCCGTACAACGCGATCACGACGGATAACGTCTACGGCGGCCATCAGGCGGTTCGGCACCTGCTGGACCTGCGGCGTCGGCGCATTTTGCTGCTGGCCGGGCGGCAGGGCCATTACTTCACGAACGATCTGCTGCGGGCCTATCAGGAGACGCTGGCGGAATACGGCATGGCGTTCGATCCGGGCCTCGTGCGGCATGGCGACTTCCATACCGACAGCGGATACCGTCAGGTGGCTGACGCGCTGGCTGAGGGTCTGTCATTTGACGCGATTTTTTCCAACGACGAAATGGCCTGCGGGGCCATGCGGGCGCTGTGCGAGGCGGGACGGTCGGTGCCCGACGAGGTGTCGATCGTGGGTTTCGACGGGCTTCCGGCGACCCGGATGGTCACGCCGCGTCTGACGACGGTGGCGGTGGATCGGGAGAAGATGGGCCGGCTGGCCGTTCATCGGCTGCTGTCGTTCGAGGAGGACTCGGCGGTAACGGCCCCTTACGAGAAGATATCGTTGTTCCCCAAACTGATCGTTCGCGAGTCGACCAGCGAAAAGAGGACGGCGGACTAG
- a CDS encoding aminopeptidase P family protein, protein MAYLNRQERDARLEKVKAIMKAGDLDAALVYYDEFNIGNGWYLTGWCPQFESGMVLVGRNGEPMILGGPESEPFAKLDSAITETRNFPVFMVPDEEYPNATITDFPALFAELKSKLGAVRRIGLVGAGRMPADCHKQIVEGFAGVEMIDITQAFVELRYAKSAWEREQIRAAFALADQCYEAMKAKIAAGVSEIEVAAAGEFAARSRGASGFGFSAIVGSGARSNAVVPTASSKKLAAGELVMIGIAPKVQGYAGVVGDVLPISGEYTAKQKECIRHLKEAFRLTRQQLAAGKVGKEIDAPARAYFAKHDLSKYLVCPFVHTIGLHEAEAPFFGPNSTDVLKPGMTVCVDVSFFGHPEFNGTRIETGYEITDTGAVAMSPKMDRYFTA, encoded by the coding sequence GTGGCGTATCTGAACAGGCAGGAACGTGACGCGCGGCTGGAGAAGGTCAAGGCGATCATGAAGGCCGGGGACCTTGATGCGGCGCTGGTGTACTACGACGAGTTCAACATCGGCAACGGCTGGTACCTGACCGGCTGGTGCCCGCAGTTCGAGAGCGGGATGGTGCTGGTCGGCCGGAACGGCGAGCCGATGATTCTGGGCGGCCCGGAGAGCGAGCCGTTCGCCAAGCTCGACAGCGCGATCACCGAGACCCGCAACTTCCCGGTGTTCATGGTTCCCGATGAAGAGTACCCGAACGCGACGATCACCGATTTTCCGGCTTTGTTCGCGGAGCTCAAGTCGAAGCTGGGGGCCGTCCGGCGGATCGGGCTGGTCGGAGCGGGCCGGATGCCCGCGGACTGCCACAAGCAGATCGTCGAGGGGTTTGCGGGCGTGGAGATGATCGACATCACGCAGGCATTCGTCGAGCTGCGGTACGCCAAGTCCGCGTGGGAGCGCGAGCAGATCCGGGCGGCGTTCGCCCTGGCTGATCAGTGTTACGAGGCGATGAAGGCGAAGATCGCAGCGGGCGTCTCGGAGATCGAGGTGGCCGCGGCGGGTGAGTTCGCCGCCCGCAGCCGCGGGGCCAGCGGCTTTGGATTCAGCGCGATCGTCGGCAGCGGCGCCCGCTCCAACGCTGTGGTGCCGACGGCAAGCTCGAAGAAGCTGGCGGCGGGCGAACTGGTGATGATCGGGATCGCCCCGAAGGTCCAGGGCTACGCCGGCGTGGTCGGCGACGTGCTGCCCATCAGCGGCGAGTACACCGCCAAGCAGAAGGAATGCATCCGGCACCTGAAGGAAGCGTTCCGGCTGACCAGACAGCAGCTTGCCGCGGGCAAGGTGGGCAAGGAGATCGACGCGCCGGCCCGGGCGTATTTCGCCAAGCACGACCTGTCGAAGTACCTGGTGTGCCCGTTCGTCCACACGATCGGACTGCACGAGGCGGAGGCCCCCTTCTTCGGCCCCAACAGCACCGACGTGCTGAAGCCGGGCATGACGGTGTGCGTGGACGTCAGCTTCTTCGGCCACCCGGAATTCAACGGCACGCGGATCGAGACCGGCTACGAGATCACCGACACCGGCGCGGTGGCGATGAGTCCGAAGATGGATCGATACTTCACCGCGTAG